The following nucleotide sequence is from Austwickia chelonae.
TCATCGCCTGTCCCCCGAAGCCGCTGCTCTGGCACGAACCCAGAACGGCGTCCTCAGCGTCCCCCAACTCCACACTCTGGGATTCACCCGTCGGAGCATCAACCGCATCTCACAGCAATGGACCCGGATAGAACGCGGCATCTACCTGCTCGTACCCCACGCGGACGTCATCCCCTGGGAGGCGAAGGTCTGGGCCGGCGTTCTTCTCGGTGGTCCAGGAGCCCACGTCGGAGGCCCCACCGCAGCAATCCTGCACGGCCTGATCACCGATGAGGATCTGCGACGCCAGCGAGCCGCTGCCCCATCCCTCTTGCTGAAGGCGAGAGAAGCAGTACATGTCTTCGTCCCTCGACGAAAGCTGCTCGACCGCGGAGACTTCACCTTCCAAGAGGTGACCCCCGGAGAACGAGAAACGCCCTCACCTGCGCACCCACCACGCACGGGGATCACCGACACGGTGCTGGACCTGTGCGCACTGGGCGATGTCGACGAAACAGCGACCTGGGTGAGCCGGGCATGCCAACGTCGTCTCAGCACACCGGAAGAAATCCTTCGGCGGCTCGAAGCGCGGCCCCGACTGAAGCACGCCGACGTGATCCGGGCCATCGCCCAGGACGCCGACCAGGGCGTCACCACCGAGCTAGAACGCCGAGGCCGACGCGATGTGATCCGTGCGCATGGACTCCCCACCGGGATCTGGCAGATGGAAGTCTTCACGGGCACGATCGCGGATCTGGCCTACCCGGAGCACCGGATACTGGTGGAGTTCGACGGCAGGATAGGGCACCAGGAG
It contains:
- a CDS encoding type IV toxin-antitoxin system AbiEi family antitoxin domain-containing protein, translated to MHAAHRLSPEAAALARTQNGVLSVPQLHTLGFTRRSINRISQQWTRIERGIYLLVPHADVIPWEAKVWAGVLLGGPGAHVGGPTAAILHGLITDEDLRRQRAAAPSLLLKAREAVHVFVPRRKLLDRGDFTFQEVTPGERETPSPAHPPRTGITDTVLDLCALGDVDETATWVSRACQRRLSTPEEILRRLEARPRLKHADVIRAIAQDADQGVTTELERRGRRDVIRAHGLPTGIWQMEVFTGTIADLAYPEHRILVEFDGRIGHQEEGAFRDRRRDNGNLLRGWTTLRFGWWEVTGDPCGCARQLFRVLQARGWPGRTTPCRRCLVAPSVR